The DNA window GTAACGACGCTAACGAACTCAACGTCGGCGGATATATGCGCAACACCTTTAACCAGGCGCAAAAAACAGATGTGAAGACAACCAAGTCTATTGCGAAAAATGGCATGGTCTCCTCCGTGTACTGTCTAGATGCAGGTAAAGGCTGTATGGCTAAGCGCGAGTTCCTCGGCAAGCGCGGCTTCCAAAACTTCCTCAACGAGTActacgatgacgagggctGGTGGGCTCTGGCGTTGATACGCGCATACGACGCGGCTGGAGACCAGGGCTATTTGGACGCGGCAGTCGACATCTTCAAAGATATGAAGACAGGCATCGGCActccctgcggcggcggcatcttctGGAGCAAGGACCGCAAGtacgtcaacgccatcgccaacgagcTCTATCTCTCGGTGGCCGCTTCGCTCGCCAATCGCGTCTCAGAAGAGAAAAAGAGAAAGGAATATCTCAGCATCGCGAAATCCCAGTGGCAGTGGTTTGAGAGAAGCGGCATGATCAATGAAAACAGCCTCATcaacgacggcctcgacagCAACTGCAAGAATAATGGTCTGCAAACTTGGTCGTACAACCAAGGCGTCAtactcggcggcctggccgagcTCAGCATGGCTACCGGGGACATTCAATACGTTGAGAAGGCGATGCCCatcgccaaggcggccatTCAAGCGCTCCAAAACGAGCAGGGCATTCTCGTCGAGACGGACAAGTGTGAGCTGAGGGACGGCAACTGCGGCAAGGACGGTCAACAGTTCAAGGGTGTTTTTATTCGCAACCTTCGATACCTTCACGCGGTGGCGCCGGACACAGAGTTCTCCGACTTCATCATGCGAAACGCCGACTTCATTTGGGACCACGACCGGGACGATGGGAAGTTGGGCGCGTCCTGGCCAGGGCCCTTTGTGGCCCACACAGGCCCGTCGCAGAGCAGCGCTCTTGAcgcgctcgtggccgccatcgccgtcagCCAATAATCTCCCGCAAAACACCTTGGGCTAAGGATCCGGCCTTTGACGGACAGACGAACTTGTCGAAAGAGACAATATTTATTATTTCGAGCACATATTTTACAACAACGACCTCGACACCGAGCAGTCGAGAATCTTCACGGCCCCCCTCAATCGGCGAGTGCGGCGCATTCGGCATCCGCAACTCCCACTTACTACTTGTCTCTCTAATGTCTTAAGTCACGCTGATGATGGTACATATCGAGGAAGAGAACATGAAACTACATATATCAGAGTGGTAGTTTTGGAGAGTTGGGAACGTTGAATAAAACAGCGTCAGAACCTGTGCTTTCGTGGTCTCTTTGTCCTGATGTGACCAATTATGTCGTAACATTAGTTATCGCAATGCTTGCGAAGGCAGCCAGTCTGCTATCGTGTTCACCATCGTAACCCGTCTGTGAAGTACAGGCCGCCATCTCCGAAGAAAACAGGTTTGCCAGAAATTGAACACCTATACGCGTGACAGCTTCCGTGAGGCGATCTCCAACAGCACAGTCTGCGCAACCCAAGCGTGAACAGTTTCGTGGTCTACGCGGTGCTGCATTGTGGTATCGCGGGATTGTTCAGCTACCCGGCACGTGTGTCCGTCCACTGACGAGCCAAGGAGATTCTGGCAgctccaccacctcaccaGCATCACCCACACTCACCAACCTCACGACTCACGAAGCCGTAATGATTCGCCACGGTCGGCGGTAAGTAGCGTCACACTCTCATTGCTCAGACGCTGGGATGCTGCATGAAGCGGAATCATTTGCACAGTGGACACTGCCTTTGACCTGCGACGGGTCTCctcgttttttttttttttgcctgCTACGTGCGAACGAGGGGTTGAGacgcgagctgcccgacgcATCCAGCGTCTTTATTCCGGACGCTGCTTGCGCAACGTCTAGCAGCGGCGAGCACTTGGTGGAATCTGCTCTAGAACGTCAGTGGCGGAACAAAAGCCGCCCAAGCAACGAAAGTACCACGAACTCGGTGTCAGCAATAGGGCCTCCAGAAGACAAGACTGATTCGCagccgccatggacgcccCTGACGCGGAGCTCGATGTCAAGCTCCAAAAGATGTCGGGtgacctcctcgccgacctcgaccgcgccatcgcctcaCTACCGCGCAAGTCAGACGGCCGCGGAGGTGTGCGGGTGCGCTCCCATGTGCGAACGCGCGAGACTCTGAGCGCCGTCACCTCGGTAAGCCCTCTCTCTGTCCCTTATCTACCGTTAGCCACACGCTTCGACCATCgcgagcccccccccgcgtCTTAGTCGGCGCTGTTGCTGATGCATCGACCCCTACAGATTCTTGACATGTTCCAGGAGCTGCCTCAGCTGCTCGACCCCCATCTGCCCAAATGGAtccccttcctcgccgatgcGTACCTAGAGTCCATCCAGGCGGCTCGCAACCAAGGGCCTCGCCGGGGCGACAAGTCGCAATTTCTTGCGCCGCTCGACTTCGCAATCTGCCGTATCTTGTACACTTTTTGCAAGGTGCGCGGCGAGAAGGTCATCGTGCGGTTCCTCAATGCCGAGACCAGATACCTTGAGGATCTGCTGTCTGCCATCGAGGATGCGGAGGAGCATGCGGCCACagcgcgagacggcggcgatgctgtcgACACCAGGAAAGAGTGGCAGTGGGAGCAGAGATACATcgtgctgctgtggctgtCACATCAACTGCTGGCGCCATTCGACCTTGCCACAATTTCCTCCAtggacgtcgaggatgcgGCGCTCCCTGAGATTCCGGGATTCAAGTGGCCAGAGGCGCTCCCGGGCATCACTATGCGGGTCATCCCGCTAGCCATCAAGTACCTTGCCAATCCGGGGAAGGAGAAGGATGCAGCCAAAGCGTTGCTTGTGCGCGTCGCGATGCGCCGGGACATGCAGCAGCTAGGCGTCTTGGATAGCTTGGTTCACTGGGCTTTGACCTCGCTTCGCTCGCCGAAGCATGGGTCTTTGGAGAGCATGCATCTCTATCTTGGCGTACTCTCCTTTCTCGCTGGCTTGTTGCGCGCCTCTGCGGAAACATCAGACCTTGACAGGTCGCTCCCCTCCATATTCGACACTGTTTACGGCATCACGACTGGAGATTCGGAGCTCTCGAAGATGCTCCTACCGTTGGCAGTTGTTCGAAAGATGATCCTCAAGGTCATACGGTCTGTCATAGTATCTCTCCTGCGGAAAACACCGCAGGACGCGACCAGTACCGAACTGACCGAGACGACCATCGGCTACTTACTGGAGAACCTGTCAGACAGCGATACGCCGGTGAGATTGGCTGCCAGTAAGGCGCTCAGTGTTATTACCTTGAAGCTAGATCCAGAAATGGCGtcgcaggtcgtcgaggctgtccTTGAATCTTTGAATAAGAACGTCCTCTGGACCAAACCTGTCGGCGGCTCGGGGGTCAAACCAAGTCGAGATCTGTCGGCCGTGAACAGCCTCGAGTGGCACGGCTTGATGCTCACGCTATCGCACCTCCTATACAGGCGGTCGCCTCCTGCTACACAGCTCTCAGATATCATCcatgcgctgctgctcggcttGTCGTTCGAGCAACGCAGCACGTCTGGTGGCAGTGTCGGGGCTAACGTCAGGGATGCCGCTTGTTTTGGAGTCTGggccatcgcccgccgctaCTCGACCCAAGAGCTCCTCGCTGTCACCACGAAGTCGGTCTTTGCCGCCAAGGCACATCCTCCCGAGGACTCTGTCCTACAGGTGCTCGGGACGGAGCTCgtcacgacggcggcgctaGACCCGGCCGGGAACATTCGCCGGggtgcctcggcggccttgcaaGAGCTCATCGGCCGACATCCGGACACAGTGGACCAGGGAATCGCCGTGGTTCAAACCGTTGACTACCATGCGGTTGCGCGGAGGTCTCGAGCTATCGAGGAGGTCGCAACCAACGCCACTAAGCTATCGCCCAAGTACGGAGAGGCCCTAACAGACGGGATCCTGGGTTGGCGGGGCATTGGAGACATAGACGCGCCTTCACGGCGAGTTGCAGGTTCCGCATTTGGTGTTCTCACCGCTGAACTGGCACGATCGAGCCCAGAAGCTGGACTATCTCGATTCCACGATTCCGTGCGGCTCGTGTCGCGGAGGATCGAAACGCTAGTGAAGAGACAGGTTGAGGAGCGGCATGGCCTCTTACTCTGCTTAGCCTCAGTTATCGATCAGATCCCCGCTGCTGTCAGCATCGCCAGAGATCAGGGACTAGAGGGCGCCTCGCTCAGCTCGGCGCTGTCCCAAGAGATCTTGTCAAACGTTTCCAAGATCCTGGAAGACTGTGCTGCGGTCAAATACCGCAAGCCTGAACTGATCGCTGAAGCTGCGAGCCAGGTCGTTGTAGCCGCGGTGCCTGCCCTCCAGGCTACTCTGCTGCCTGGCATACGGGACTTTATCTTGCAGAAGGGGCGCGACACCCTCTCGGCACGCCAAGGGGGCTATCTGAAGCTCGTCACCGCGTTGGACGAAGGCCGCCCTGCAAACACGGTTACCGACGCCCTCATATCCAAATTGCGTGCAATTATCCCCGCGTGGTTGAGCAGACGTGAACCAGAGGCTATTGAACCAGCTTCGACAGCTGCGTTAGTTCTGCTCATATTCTCTTCCCCGAAAGATCGCATCAATTTGTTGAGCGACTGGGCTACCATTGTCAGGAGTAAGCCAACAAGTCGGACAGTGGCAACTGGCATTGGCTATCTCCAGGCCCTTGCGCTGGCGCAACCATTAGCAGCCCTGGATAATCCTGACGGGGCGGAGAtgaccgacgacgtggcCTGCGAAGCACTCCGCGAGCGGTGGAGATCAGACACGGACGTTGACACCAGAAGCGCTATCCTGCAGAGCCTGATACTAAGCAACATTCTCAAGTCAAAGCCTCTGACGTTTTTGGGACACCTGAAAGATGGGCTGGACGACTACACCACGAATGCACGGGGCGACGTAGGCTCCCATGTGAGAGTTCAGGCCCTGAGGGCGGTGCGAGCTCTTTGGCaagacctcggcgacgagcgcgtcggccgacAGGGCTGGGTTCAAGATTCCATCA is part of the Purpureocillium takamizusanense chromosome 7, complete sequence genome and encodes:
- a CDS encoding uncharacterized protein (SECRETED:SignalP(1-26~SECRETED:cutsite=VDA-AD~SECRETED:prob=0.9053)~EggNog:ENOG503NXCJ~CAZy:GH76~COG:G), with the translated sequence MLPSSSTSWQAALTAALCAFAPRVDAADPETYAARASQAIESLNLDFYNVETGIWDNAWWNSANVLTTIAEFAKLSRNDANELNVGGYMRNTFNQAQKTDVKTTKSIAKNGMVSSVYCLDAGKGCMAKREFLGKRGFQNFLNEYYDDEGWWALALIRAYDAAGDQGYLDAAVDIFKDMKTGIGTPCGGGIFWSKDRKYVNAIANELYLSVAASLANRVSEEKKRKEYLSIAKSQWQWFERSGMINENSLINDGLDSNCKNNGLQTWSYNQGVILGGLAELSMATGDIQYVEKAMPIAKAAIQALQNEQGILVETDKCELRDGNCGKDGQQFKGVFIRNLRYLHAVAPDTEFSDFIMRNADFIWDHDRDDGKLGASWPGPFVAHTGPSQSSALDALVAAIAVSQ
- a CDS encoding uncharacterized protein (BUSCO:EOG09260APA~COG:O~EggNog:ENOG503NWFH); the protein is MDAPDAELDVKLQKMSGDLLADLDRAIASLPRKSDGRGGVRVRSHVRTRETLSAVTSILDMFQELPQLLDPHLPKWIPFLADAYLESIQAARNQGPRRGDKSQFLAPLDFAICRILYTFCKVRGEKVIVRFLNAETRYLEDLLSAIEDAEEHAATARDGGDAVDTRKEWQWEQRYIVLLWLSHQLLAPFDLATISSMDVEDAALPEIPGFKWPEALPGITMRVIPLAIKYLANPGKEKDAAKALLVRVAMRRDMQQLGVLDSLVHWALTSLRSPKHGSLESMHLYLGVLSFLAGLLRASAETSDLDRSLPSIFDTVYGITTGDSELSKMLLPLAVVRKMILKVIRSVIVSLLRKTPQDATSTELTETTIGYLLENLSDSDTPVRLAASKALSVITLKLDPEMASQVVEAVLESLNKNVLWTKPVGGSGVKPSRDLSAVNSLEWHGLMLTLSHLLYRRSPPATQLSDIIHALLLGLSFEQRSTSGGSVGANVRDAACFGVWAIARRYSTQELLAVTTKSVFAAKAHPPEDSVLQVLGTELVTTAALDPAGNIRRGASAALQELIGRHPDTVDQGIAVVQTVDYHAVARRSRAIEEVATNATKLSPKYGEALTDGILGWRGIGDIDAPSRRVAGSAFGVLTAELARSSPEAGLSRFHDSVRLVSRRIETLVKRQVEERHGLLLCLASVIDQIPAAVSIARDQGLEGASLSSALSQEILSNVSKILEDCAAVKYRKPELIAEAASQVVVAAVPALQATLLPGIRDFILQKGRDTLSARQGGYLKLVTALDEGRPANTVTDALISKLRAIIPAWLSRREPEAIEPASTAALVLLIFSSPKDRINLLSDWATIVRSKPTSRTVATGIGYLQALALAQPLAALDNPDGAEMTDDVACEALRERWRSDTDVDTRSAILQSLILSNILKSKPLTFLGHLKDGLDDYTTNARGDVGSHVRVQALRAVRALWQDLGDERVGRQGWVQDSINALLHSTLRLAAEKLDRVRPVARSAIALTLKREHAKRFEALGFSSKGYFEELLNLIAPDCMHPWLGHPAWADAGVWMDELLAGYVTSADTGNDDLVIASRAALTAFCEGPSNARLSLVCTALMHNLRERQGEDRVIVPTLEIIAFLFSCGLFQRCRHVDLRALCLQTQKAGYKSGNVRKIVACVKVYGGVASMSVSDAGEGGASSGGNGSAVQEARRRLGALLSHPWPRVRSVVVDELWALTGGINVPEEADGPAVSSPLTGVDWAKADKALIRAVVQELRLA